From the genome of Marixanthomonas ophiurae, one region includes:
- the gcvH gene encoding glycine cleavage system protein GcvH, producing the protein MNIPADLKYTKDHEWIKIEGDVATVGVTDFAQGELGDIVYVEVETVDETMEREEVFGTVEAVKTVSDLFLPLSGEIIEFNKNLEEEPEKVNSDPYGEGWMIKIKLSNPDEVEDLLDAAAYQEIIGA; encoded by the coding sequence ATGAATATACCAGCAGACCTAAAATACACCAAAGACCACGAATGGATAAAAATTGAAGGCGATGTAGCAACGGTTGGAGTAACCGATTTTGCCCAAGGCGAATTGGGTGACATTGTCTATGTGGAAGTAGAAACTGTAGATGAAACTATGGAAAGGGAAGAGGTTTTCGGAACTGTAGAGGCTGTCAAAACTGTTTCTGACCTTTTTTTACCGCTTTCAGGAGAAATTATTGAGTTTAATAAAAACCTAGAAGAAGAGCCCGAAAAAGTGAATTCTGATCCATACGGCGAAGGATGGATGATAAAAATTAAACTATCAAACCCTGATGAGGTTGAAGATTTATTAGATGCAGCAGCTTATCAAGAGATTATCGGAGCCTAA
- a CDS encoding energy transducer TonB, with translation MEPKKNPKANMNRKSTLFFQIGMILMLLLAWQAIEWKTYDKSDLDAGMVDVGDDLEEEVPITQQLTPPPPPPPPPPAPEVIEVVEDEEEVEETIIESTEASQEEDIVEVEEIVEEEVEEEIADVPFAVIENVPIYPGCENESGNNAKKRCMSEKVQKFVQKKFDTELANDLGLDGKQRIFVQFKINKSGDIVDVRARAPHPRLEREAVDVVKSLPQMTPGKQRGKAVGVLYSLPILFQVQN, from the coding sequence ATGGAACCGAAGAAAAACCCTAAAGCGAACATGAATCGCAAAAGCACATTGTTCTTTCAAATAGGAATGATTTTGATGCTTTTGTTGGCATGGCAAGCTATTGAATGGAAAACGTACGATAAATCAGATTTAGATGCCGGAATGGTTGATGTAGGTGATGATCTTGAAGAAGAAGTGCCAATTACCCAACAATTAACACCTCCACCACCGCCACCGCCACCACCACCAGCACCTGAGGTAATAGAAGTGGTAGAAGATGAAGAAGAAGTGGAAGAAACCATAATAGAATCTACCGAAGCAAGTCAAGAAGAAGATATTGTTGAGGTAGAAGAAATTGTAGAAGAAGAAGTAGAAGAAGAAATTGCTGATGTACCCTTTGCCGTTATTGAAAACGTGCCAATCTACCCAGGTTGTGAAAACGAGAGTGGTAATAATGCCAAGAAAAGATGTATGTCGGAAAAAGTACAAAAATTTGTACAGAAAAAATTCGACACAGAACTTGCTAACGATTTAGGATTGGACGGAAAACAACGTATTTTTGTTCAGTTTAAAATTAACAAGAGTGGAGATATAGTAGATGTACGTGCACGTGCTCCGCATCCAAGATTAGAAAGGGAAGCAGTTGATGTTGTAAAGTCATTACCTCAAATGACACCTGGAAAACAAAGAGGAAAAGCAGTTGGGGTAT
- a CDS encoding VanZ family protein has protein sequence MQQLIKRLSEPKVLGILAITYTTFITIMLLVPSQGLLPQQDGIPYDKAAHVIINCILIVFWLLFFYIKENKMMAVITIYAVFGFCLLYGIIIEALQYMFTTYRQADMLDVVANAIGLLIGVGLFRKVKDKIYN, from the coding sequence ATGCAGCAGCTTATCAAGAGATTATCGGAGCCTAAAGTCCTTGGCATACTGGCCATAACATATACAACTTTCATAACCATTATGTTGTTGGTGCCTTCACAAGGTTTATTGCCTCAACAAGATGGAATACCGTATGACAAAGCCGCCCATGTAATTATTAATTGCATTTTAATAGTGTTTTGGCTTTTGTTTTTTTATATAAAGGAAAACAAAATGATGGCTGTAATAACTATATATGCAGTTTTTGGCTTTTGTTTGCTCTATGGCATAATAATTGAAGCTTTACAATATATGTTTACAACCTATAGACAAGCAGATATGCTTGACGTAGTGGCAAATGCAATAGGACTACTTATAGGTGTTGGCCTTTTTAGAAAGGTAAAAGACAAAATTTACAACTAA